Genomic window (Desulforapulum autotrophicum HRM2):
GAGGGCAAAAGGTATAAAACCTGGGTTCAGGGCCTATTCCCTGGCCAATCCCCCCTATGACAACCAGACCATCATGCTGAACGTCAGGATTGCCACCCCGCCGCCGGGCACCCAGGGTATTCCCCCTGGATTTGGTTCTTCCTATGTGTTCAGCCTCAAGCCCGGGGACAAGGTGCAGGTGAGCGGTCCCTATGGTGAGTTCATGGCAAGGGAAACTGAAAATGAGATGTGCTTTGTTGGTGGAGGTGCCGGCATGGCCCCCCTTCGCAGTCACATCCTTCAACAGCTGGAGGGAATTCACACCCATCGGAAGATTTCTTTCTGGTACGGGGCAAGGTCCAAAAAAGAGATGTTCTACGATGAGACCTTCAAGGATCTTGAACAACGGTATGAAAACTTTAAGTACCACATTGCCCTTTCCAGCCCCGACCCTGAGGACAACTGGACAGGTCCCACGGGGTTTATCCACAACTTTCTCTGTGACGATTATCTGGCAACCCATGAGGATCCAACGGAGATTGAATACTACCTGTGTGGACCTCCACCCATGATCGACGCCATTATCCGGGCACTTTACGACTTCGGGGTAGAGGATGAGATGATCTTTTACGATAAGTTCTAACTGACAAAAAGATGCAGATACCCGAACCTTTAAAGTGCATGGAATTGCTTGAAACCAGTCCTTTTGCCGATGACCGAATTGTCCGGCATTGTGTGCGAGTTGCCCGGACAGCCGATAAAATCTGCTCACTCCTGGATCAAACACCGTCCCGGCTGAATGTTGATCTGGTTAATG
Coding sequences:
- the nqrF gene encoding NADH:ubiquinone reductase (Na(+)-transporting) subunit F; the encoded protein is MIYLISILVFSGVILALVMVLLFVEAKVTTKGEHGIVINNDKDHSIKVAGTPTLLSALSSQEIFLPSACGGSGSCGMCKCEVIKGGGSILPTELGHLSRKEKLAGKRLACQLKVKNDLEIRLPESIFGIKKVDAEVVSNHNVATFIKELVLKPATPIDFKAGAYFQIDVPEYDLNFKEFNIESKYVSEWKKYNLMELRAKGIKPGFRAYSLANPPYDNQTIMLNVRIATPPPGTQGIPPGFGSSYVFSLKPGDKVQVSGPYGEFMARETENEMCFVGGGAGMAPLRSHILQQLEGIHTHRKISFWYGARSKKEMFYDETFKDLEQRYENFKYHIALSSPDPEDNWTGPTGFIHNFLCDDYLATHEDPTEIEYYLCGPPPMIDAIIRALYDFGVEDEMIFYDKF